From the genome of Psychroserpens ponticola, one region includes:
- a CDS encoding cupin domain-containing protein: MNERIEKTTKKLVIKNWESSKKFWMTENEFTGIVVGKDATNSEYVITDGVIEPNGFIPNHYHKWEDQTFHIIKGKLEIVVGNEKMTIDSGDTIHCPRGIAHYMKNVGNENAKVISYIFPGNWAEDFFTETSRQVKEGKPNLKLIEEKFGVVYLKE; encoded by the coding sequence ATGAACGAAAGAATTGAAAAAACGACTAAAAAACTTGTGATTAAGAATTGGGAATCCAGTAAAAAGTTTTGGATGACTGAAAATGAATTTACTGGAATTGTAGTTGGAAAAGATGCGACAAATTCGGAATACGTAATTACAGATGGAGTTATTGAACCTAATGGATTCATTCCTAACCATTATCATAAATGGGAAGACCAAACATTCCATATCATAAAAGGAAAACTTGAAATCGTTGTCGGAAATGAAAAAATGACTATTGATTCTGGAGATACTATTCATTGCCCAAGAGGAATTGCTCATTATATGAAAAATGTCGGAAATGAAAACGCGAAAGTGATTAGTTACATCTTTCCTGGAAATTGGGCTGAAGATTTTTTTACAGAAACAAGTCGACAAGTAAAAGAAGGAAAACCTAATTTGAAATTAATAGAGGAAAAATTTGGAGTTGTTTACTTGAAAGAATAA
- a CDS encoding type II toxin-antitoxin system RelE/ParE family toxin has translation MAKFRISNTAKEDLIRIHHYGVKKFGITQADKYFDSFFEYFEIIAQRPFSFESVDFIKKGYRRCVCGSDSIFYKVNEDVINIMTIVGRQDLDNIL, from the coding sequence ATGGCTAAATTTAGAATAAGTAATACTGCCAAAGAAGACTTAATTAGAATCCATCATTACGGAGTTAAAAAATTCGGAATTACTCAAGCGGATAAATACTTTGACTCTTTTTTTGAATATTTTGAGATAATTGCTCAGAGACCTTTTTCATTTGAATCTGTTGATTTTATAAAAAAAGGATATCGACGTTGTGTATGTGGATCTGATAGCATTTTCTATAAAGTAAATGAAGATGTTATAAATATAATGACAATAGTTGGAAGACAAGATTTAGATAATATTCTTTAA
- a CDS encoding ribbon-helix-helix domain-containing protein, which translates to MARQSISFTKPNDEWLKNQVDNKEYSSKSELVNDLIRQARSQQVQIDWIRTKLERAENSGFTSDSKAQILKQSKDLLNG; encoded by the coding sequence ATGGCAAGGCAAAGTATTTCATTCACAAAACCAAATGATGAATGGCTAAAAAATCAAGTTGACAATAAAGAATATTCAAGTAAAAGTGAATTAGTCAACGATTTAATTAGACAAGCAAGAAGTCAACAAGTTCAAATTGATTGGATAAGAACTAAACTGGAAAGAGCTGAAAATAGTGGATTTACTTCTGATAGTAAAGCTCAAATTCTAAAGCAATCAAAGGACTTACTCAATGGCTAA
- a CDS encoding pentapeptide repeat-containing protein — translation MNETENRTLEELFSAYSEGKRHFLNWDFDEDLSVKGKDLSDIFFENCFLFLDFRESKLNGAKFIGCNIKTADFRNSDLTNATINNCSVESTMFKGAKTDNLIFKENYCYGNIVGQKDFEELFKDSDEFYTIVRITNGFPNGDGIGNILTGEIIQGEINVNDLLLTSNGTEVPIVEVELINMVPKRQDFAITIPRKFDNAENWGKLFGTEFKIKKHYLQHRV, via the coding sequence ATGAACGAAACGGAAAACAGAACTTTAGAAGAATTATTCTCTGCTTATTCAGAGGGAAAAAGACATTTTCTGAATTGGGATTTTGACGAAGACCTTTCTGTAAAAGGAAAAGACTTATCTGATATATTTTTCGAAAACTGTTTTCTTTTTTTGGATTTCAGGGAATCGAAATTGAATGGAGCAAAATTTATAGGTTGTAATATAAAAACAGCTGACTTTAGAAATTCGGACTTGACTAACGCAACGATTAATAATTGTTCTGTTGAATCAACAATGTTTAAAGGAGCAAAAACTGATAATCTGATTTTTAAAGAAAACTATTGTTATGGTAATATTGTCGGACAAAAAGACTTTGAGGAATTATTTAAAGATTCCGATGAATTCTACACAATAGTTAGAATCACAAATGGATTTCCAAACGGAGATGGAATTGGAAATATACTAACTGGAGAAATAATACAAGGAGAAATAAATGTAAATGATTTACTTCTGACCAGTAACGGAACTGAAGTCCCAATTGTAGAAGTGGAATTAATAAATATGGTGCCTAAACGACAGGATTTTGCCATTACGATTCCAAGAAAATTTGACAATGCAGAAAATTGGGGAAAACTATTTGGAACTGAATTTAAAATAAAAAAACACTACTTACAACACCGTGTATAA
- a CDS encoding RDD family protein — MTNDFTFELIAIGVLILTYYTLYYLSKLIIKYELQKKKTKRISNAKTYKTVTRQGENFEYEFPLNPNLDEFWIRLFAKVFDYGFYLGIFYLIDRILIEKSIYPYLLAFLALFIINPIFESLTGRTFGKYVFGMRVIDDFGENPSFLTSFIKNLLQLFSIAFYVLSSATILEDEMFFHNKRTFTYTIWSKDKEKILTELNN; from the coding sequence ATGACGAACGACTTTACATTTGAATTAATAGCTATTGGAGTTTTAATACTTACATACTATACTCTGTACTATTTATCCAAACTCATAATCAAATACGAACTGCAAAAGAAAAAAACGAAAAGAATATCTAATGCTAAAACTTATAAAACGGTTACAAGGCAAGGAGAAAATTTTGAATATGAATTTCCGTTAAACCCGAATTTAGACGAATTTTGGATAAGATTATTTGCGAAAGTATTTGACTATGGATTTTATTTAGGAATATTTTATCTTATTGACAGAATTTTAATCGAAAAAAGTATATATCCATACTTGTTGGCATTTTTAGCTTTATTTATTATTAATCCGATATTTGAATCGTTGACTGGTAGAACTTTTGGGAAATATGTGTTCGGAATGAGAGTTATTGATGACTTTGGAGAAAACCCATCATTCTTGACTTCATTCATTAAAAATTTACTTCAACTTTTTAGTATAGCTTTTTATGTATTATCAAGTGCGACAATATTGGAAGATGAAATGTTTTTTCATAATAAAAGAACATTTACATATACGATTTGGAGTAAAGACAAAGAAAAAATATTAACTGAATTAAATAACTAA
- a CDS encoding DUF4303 domain-containing protein: protein MTESKSKFDTNKLTEFAIAKITKFAKEHQEETFYGFSIDTNLLCLNSEEEFQKSLKYYREKFGGYDTDELIADLKENTGDWEYQGFAEFDENSGFDMEEYNEHYHEDEDYQLTSDYAKSMEKVVENLKESGVFDLLKKTNDFYINRVEHNY, encoded by the coding sequence ATGACTGAATCTAAAAGCAAATTTGATACTAATAAATTAACTGAATTTGCAATAGCTAAAATTACCAAGTTTGCGAAAGAACATCAAGAAGAAACATTTTACGGATTCTCTATAGACACAAACCTATTGTGCTTGAATTCAGAAGAAGAATTTCAAAAGTCTCTAAAGTATTATAGAGAAAAATTTGGTGGATATGATACGGACGAACTTATTGCGGACTTGAAAGAAAATACTGGAGATTGGGAATATCAAGGTTTTGCGGAATTTGACGAAAATTCAGGGTTTGATATGGAGGAATATAATGAACATTATCACGAAGATGAAGATTATCAGCTGACTTCGGATTATGCAAAATCAATGGAAAAAGTTGTAGAAAATTTAAAAGAAAGTGGAGTTTTTGACTTACTTAAAAAAACAAATGATTTTTATATAAATCGAGTTGAACACAATTATTAA
- a CDS encoding DUF6731 family protein has protein sequence MTQKNLSVNYFKIIPIINEAEYVNAQNKITKAFELPEDREYENVYQTHGEVGLFGKRKYKNDYIFGTFAFTQTENIPPKQNKTSKATENLNLDDDDGLGYQTSFIFDKQTNIIAVVSRRPGVNVTSIENFIRLNFDLPVFRFERIAYKSSLDNFLRTTSYRKLKVKIANPTEITPLLDNKGLAVTEFSKLIKEFGANKISFEVTTSAKESLPINPVRNMVNNLLRVTTGNIQTMEVVGNDEDVEEKVFNFISNRISDSITVEITRHGEFRTKEVYQQLELKFQLHLVFFREIYKNRIE, from the coding sequence ATGACACAAAAAAACTTAAGCGTTAATTACTTTAAGATTATTCCAATAATCAATGAAGCGGAATATGTTAACGCTCAAAATAAGATAACTAAAGCGTTTGAACTTCCAGAAGATAGAGAATACGAAAATGTATATCAAACACACGGAGAAGTTGGTTTATTTGGTAAAAGAAAATACAAAAACGATTATATATTTGGAACATTTGCGTTTACTCAAACAGAAAATATACCACCAAAACAGAATAAAACCTCAAAAGCTACTGAAAATCTAAATTTAGACGATGACGATGGTTTAGGCTATCAAACATCATTTATTTTTGACAAACAAACGAATATTATAGCTGTTGTAAGCAGAAGACCTGGAGTAAACGTCACATCGATTGAAAACTTTATAAGATTGAACTTTGATTTACCTGTTTTTAGATTTGAGAGAATTGCTTACAAATCATCCTTAGATAATTTTTTAAGAACAACTAGTTATAGAAAATTAAAAGTAAAAATTGCAAATCCGACTGAAATCACACCTTTGTTAGATAATAAAGGTTTAGCTGTAACAGAATTCTCAAAGCTAATAAAGGAATTTGGAGCAAATAAAATTTCATTTGAAGTTACAACATCAGCAAAGGAAAGTCTTCCAATAAATCCAGTACGAAATATGGTTAATAATCTTCTTCGTGTTACGACTGGTAATATTCAAACTATGGAAGTTGTAGGAAATGATGAAGATGTTGAGGAAAAAGTGTTTAACTTTATCTCAAATAGAATATCGGATTCAATTACAGTCGAAATAACAAGACACGGAGAATTTAGAACAAAAGAAGTTTATCAACAATTGGAATTAAAATTTCAATTACATTTAGTGTTTTTTAGAGAAATTTATAAAAATAGAATTGAATAA
- a CDS encoding DUF4886 domain-containing protein, translated as MRIILFIILSLATISCKSQKKQFNERINVLFIGNSLTEYNGMTQTLRNMLVETTPFINIEKITFPGMSLSAHLTDMITSWTENGISTRKKTAEETTVTEKKILEKKWDIIIFQTGTVSVLIPENRDLKVNKAITDIKKLVSNPNCKFILFNTWPSKKGYPKEYCYSGRSIEKDLEDYDYCSPIIKNLEQEIKLINESYEILANKNKILRSNNGTKFYEILTKYPEVELYEDEIHSNKYGAFLNACIFYKILTNNKASSIKYNGEIEPKTAKLLKRIAD; from the coding sequence ATGAGAATCATTCTATTTATCATTTTATCTTTAGCGACTATCAGTTGTAAGTCACAAAAAAAGCAATTTAACGAAAGAATAAATGTTTTATTTATTGGAAATAGTCTAACTGAATATAATGGAATGACTCAAACATTAAGAAACATGCTTGTGGAAACTACTCCATTCATAAATATTGAAAAAATCACTTTTCCTGGAATGTCATTATCAGCGCATTTAACAGATATGATTACTTCTTGGACAGAAAACGGAATTAGCACTAGAAAAAAAACAGCTGAAGAAACTACTGTAACTGAAAAAAAAATTCTTGAAAAAAAGTGGGATATTATAATTTTTCAAACAGGAACTGTGAGTGTTTTAATTCCAGAAAATCGAGATTTAAAAGTGAATAAAGCTATTACAGATATTAAAAAATTAGTTTCTAATCCAAATTGCAAATTTATACTTTTTAATACTTGGCCATCAAAAAAAGGATACCCAAAGGAATACTGCTATTCAGGTAGATCGATTGAAAAAGACTTAGAAGATTACGACTATTGTTCACCAATTATTAAGAACTTAGAACAAGAAATTAAACTGATAAACGAATCTTACGAAATTTTAGCTAATAAAAATAAAATATTAAGATCCAATAATGGAACTAAATTTTATGAAATATTAACGAAATATCCTGAAGTGGAACTTTATGAAGATGAAATTCATTCTAATAAATATGGCGCTTTTTTAAATGCTTGTATTTTTTATAAAATATTAACTAACAACAAAGCGTCAAGTATAAAATATAACGGTGAAATTGAACCTAAAACAGCAAAATTATTAAAACGAATTGCGGATTGA